From Spirosoma agri, one genomic window encodes:
- a CDS encoding ArnT family glycosyltransferase: MTDSTPPFNDRWFYALVAAGVFLNATGLFAPILEPDGALYACIAKTMAQTGDFVNLYAVGLDWLDKPHFPFWVSALGYLVFGINTFAYKFPALLFYLGSAVYTYKFVRLSYPKLTAQIAVLVLLTAFHGVLSNSDVRAEPYLTLLIIGPVYHFYRVFLGGKTAGNAQSENWLHLIAGSFLTGCAMMTKGVFVIVPIGAGLGLHWLLTGNWRELLKPRWYLAVLLSFVFTLPEIYCLYAQFDSHPEKVIFGSTGVSGIRFFFWDSQFGRFFNTGPIKGAGDKFFFVHTLLWAFLPWSLPLYIGVGKAVIGIVKRRDPCPEYVSLGSGLATFALFSLSGFQLPHYINIVFPFYAVLTAQFLVSLNPTNLRRWITGQTVIGCLLVVLIVALLVVVRPTHLGIALVWVLVIVFATFTLFRQNTMLSLLGRMVGTMLLVAGVLNLFLYPTFMQYQAGLTAAEFVNDQPKLAQRPTLLYGPDTFGESSWSYEFYAHAPTQYVRDDSVLRQLSSRQSVQVFTTSTYADSLEVRGFHVRRMAIFPYFHISQLTGDFLNYNTRATTLKPYVLLDVRR; encoded by the coding sequence ATGACGGATAGTACCCCACCTTTCAACGATCGCTGGTTTTACGCTTTGGTAGCCGCCGGCGTATTTCTGAACGCCACTGGTTTGTTTGCGCCGATTCTGGAACCTGATGGGGCCTTGTATGCCTGCATTGCCAAAACGATGGCTCAGACCGGCGATTTTGTCAATCTGTACGCCGTTGGTCTCGACTGGCTCGATAAACCCCATTTCCCGTTCTGGGTGTCGGCCCTGGGTTACCTCGTTTTCGGCATTAACACGTTTGCCTATAAATTTCCCGCGCTGCTCTTTTACCTGGGCAGCGCCGTCTATACCTACAAGTTTGTTCGGCTTTCGTACCCCAAACTGACCGCACAGATTGCGGTGCTGGTGTTACTGACTGCCTTCCACGGCGTATTGTCAAACAGCGACGTGCGGGCCGAACCGTACCTGACGTTGCTTATCATTGGGCCGGTCTACCACTTTTATCGGGTTTTTCTGGGTGGCAAAACTGCGGGCAATGCGCAATCTGAAAACTGGTTGCATCTGATTGCGGGTTCGTTTCTGACGGGCTGCGCCATGATGACCAAAGGCGTATTTGTGATCGTTCCGATTGGTGCGGGATTGGGGCTGCACTGGCTGCTGACCGGCAACTGGCGCGAGTTGCTGAAACCCCGCTGGTATCTGGCCGTGCTTCTATCATTCGTCTTCACATTACCCGAAATTTATTGTTTGTACGCGCAATTTGACAGCCATCCCGAGAAAGTCATATTCGGCAGCACAGGTGTGTCGGGTATCCGGTTTTTCTTCTGGGACAGTCAGTTCGGGCGTTTTTTCAATACAGGTCCGATCAAGGGCGCGGGCGACAAATTTTTCTTCGTCCATACGTTGCTCTGGGCGTTTCTGCCGTGGTCGCTGCCGCTCTATATCGGCGTTGGAAAGGCCGTTATTGGGATAGTGAAACGCCGGGACCCATGTCCAGAATACGTTTCGCTGGGGTCGGGACTGGCCACATTTGCGCTGTTTTCGCTATCCGGATTTCAGCTGCCGCATTACATAAATATCGTGTTTCCCTTCTACGCGGTACTTACTGCGCAGTTTCTGGTTAGTCTGAATCCAACAAATCTCCGTCGATGGATTACCGGCCAAACGGTGATCGGCTGCTTACTGGTTGTTCTGATTGTTGCCCTGCTGGTTGTGGTACGGCCTACCCACCTGGGCATTGCGCTGGTTTGGGTACTGGTCATTGTGTTCGCTACGTTCACGCTGTTTCGGCAGAACACGATGCTGTCGCTGCTGGGCCGCATGGTGGGGACGATGCTGTTGGTAGCGGGGGTACTGAACCTGTTTCTGTATCCTACATTCATGCAGTATCAGGCGGGGTTAACAGCCGCCGAGTTTGTGAATGACCAACCGAAACTCGCCCAGCGGCCCACCCTACTATACGGCCCTGACACATTTGGCGAAAGCTCCTGGTCCTATGAGTTTTACGCCCATGCTCCCACTCAATATGTTCGCGATGATTCGGTATTGCGACAACTAAGCAGTCGGCAGTCTGTACAGGTGTTTACTACCAGTACCTACGCCGATTCGCTGGAGGTACGCGGTTTTCACGTTCGGCGCATGGCTATTTTTCCGTACTTTCACATCAGCCAACTGACCGGCGATTTCCTGAATTACAACACGCGGGCCACGACGCTGAAGCCTTATGTTCTGCTCGATGTCAGACGGTAA
- a CDS encoding efflux RND transporter periplasmic adaptor subunit has product MDRALPKRFWTTQRIAIFGGSTLVLGLLAYTFMFADRRSKLNVEKDKITVSNVATGPFEDFIAVTGVVQPLKTIRLDAIEGGYVTQKLVEGGTMVKKGDVLLKLENQSLKLSFLQSETEANRLVNDLQNTRQRLRVERYTLRKTLSDLDYQTEQAKDIFDRQTKLFKDKVISEQDYQKAKIDYNKLIEQRKIEVESQKYQEDNSKLQIQQLEGTLQRTQRNVALWQQTLDNLVVKAPVSGQLSSIDVEVGSNINRGQNIGQIDDLNGFKMRVGIDEHYISRVFSGLKGSFEFNGKTHELAISRVYPEVKSGRFEVDMIFPKGTPEGIKRGQSSPIQLELGKAAKATLLPVGGFFSDTGGNWVYVLDKSGKRAVKRQITLGRKNPEYYEVLDGLQPGDQVITSSYENFGDNEVLEF; this is encoded by the coding sequence ATGGATCGCGCCTTACCTAAACGTTTCTGGACAACCCAACGCATCGCAATTTTTGGTGGTAGTACGCTGGTGTTGGGCTTATTGGCTTACACGTTCATGTTTGCTGACCGCCGGTCGAAGCTGAACGTCGAAAAAGATAAAATAACCGTATCGAACGTCGCTACCGGACCCTTTGAAGACTTTATCGCCGTTACGGGCGTAGTTCAGCCACTGAAAACGATCCGGCTGGATGCCATCGAAGGAGGCTACGTAACCCAAAAACTAGTTGAAGGGGGTACGATGGTCAAAAAGGGCGATGTGCTGCTGAAGCTCGAAAACCAGAGTCTCAAACTGAGCTTCCTGCAATCAGAAACGGAAGCTAACCGGCTCGTCAACGATTTACAAAATACCCGTCAGCGGCTGCGGGTTGAGCGCTATACACTTCGCAAAACGCTGTCGGATCTGGATTATCAAACCGAACAGGCGAAAGATATTTTTGATCGTCAAACGAAGCTTTTTAAAGATAAAGTCATCTCGGAACAGGACTATCAGAAAGCGAAGATCGATTATAATAAACTGATCGAACAGCGGAAGATCGAAGTTGAATCGCAGAAATATCAGGAAGACAATTCGAAGCTCCAGATTCAGCAATTGGAAGGTACGCTGCAACGCACACAGCGAAATGTTGCTCTTTGGCAGCAGACGCTGGATAATCTGGTCGTGAAAGCGCCGGTGTCCGGGCAGTTGTCGAGCATTGACGTGGAGGTTGGTTCAAACATCAACCGGGGCCAAAACATCGGCCAGATCGATGACCTGAACGGGTTTAAAATGCGGGTTGGCATTGATGAACATTACATCAGCCGCGTATTTTCGGGACTGAAAGGCTCGTTTGAGTTCAACGGTAAAACGCATGAACTCGCCATTAGCCGGGTCTATCCTGAAGTGAAAAGTGGTCGGTTTGAAGTCGATATGATTTTTCCGAAAGGAACGCCCGAAGGCATCAAACGGGGTCAATCGTCGCCCATTCAACTGGAGTTAGGGAAAGCGGCCAAAGCTACGCTGCTTCCGGTTGGTGGTTTCTTCTCCGACACGGGTGGCAACTGGGTCTACGTGCTGGATAAATCGGGCAAGCGGGCCGTAAAACGTCAGATTACGCTGGGCCGTAAAAACCCTGAATATTACGAAGTGCTGGATGGCCTGCAACCCGGCGATCAGGTGATAACAAGTTCGTACGAAAATTTTGGTGATAACGAAGTACTTGAATTTTAA
- a CDS encoding ABC transporter ATP-binding protein, with product MIQTVNLQKLFATEEVETTALNGINMDVKDGEFVAIMGPSGCGKSTLLNILGLLDNPSEGEYNFYGTAVARMTERQRAQLRKGSIGFVFQSFNLIDELTVYENVELPLLYLKTPADERKARVEEALERMSIMHRRNHFPQQLSGGQQQRTAIARAVVAKPKLILADEPTGNLDSKNGEEVMKLLGELNDEGTTIIMVTHSPYDAGFAHRIVNLFDGKVVTENFHV from the coding sequence ATGATCCAGACAGTTAACCTTCAGAAACTCTTCGCTACCGAAGAAGTAGAAACTACCGCTCTCAATGGTATCAACATGGACGTTAAAGACGGCGAATTCGTGGCCATCATGGGTCCGTCGGGTTGCGGTAAATCCACGTTGCTGAACATCCTCGGCCTGTTGGATAATCCGAGCGAAGGCGAATACAATTTCTACGGCACGGCAGTAGCCCGAATGACGGAGCGGCAGCGGGCCCAGTTGCGGAAAGGCTCGATCGGGTTCGTGTTTCAGAGTTTTAACCTGATCGACGAACTGACCGTATACGAAAACGTCGAACTGCCGCTGCTCTATCTCAAAACGCCCGCCGACGAGCGCAAAGCGCGGGTCGAAGAGGCCCTGGAACGCATGAGCATCATGCACCGGCGCAATCACTTCCCGCAGCAACTGTCGGGTGGACAGCAGCAACGGACAGCCATTGCGCGGGCCGTGGTGGCCAAACCCAAGCTGATTCTGGCCGATGAACCGACCGGTAACCTCGATTCGAAAAATGGCGAGGAAGTAATGAAACTCCTGGGCGAACTAAACGACGAAGGTACAACAATCATCATGGTCACGCACTCACCCTACGATGCCGGATTTGCGCACCGTATTGTGAATCTGTTCGATGGTAAAGTTGTAACCGAAAATTTCCACGTGTAG
- a CDS encoding ABC transporter permease → MFRNYVKIAIRSLLKQKLYSSINVFGLALGMACSLLIGLWVGDELSYDRFLPDAENIQYVRVNFPYNGETVTNSVTPGPLQEAIAKDVPEVAAVTKINYGQEFLIKVGEKTAKEKGNFATPDFFSVFDLPAVDGNPKAALAQTNKIVITRKVAEKFFPNGVAVGKTLQLDNAKFYVVGAVIENLPTNSTLQFGWLVNWKVHEQDWMKTWGNNSFQTFLRLKPNTTAAQAERAMSDIYPRFAGKNFETGRPTLQPITDLRLYADYKNGKSIGGRIEYVRIFSIVALFILLIACINFMNLATARSAIRAKEVGVRKVVGAMRSSLVGQFLSESLLTSLLAAILALGLVWSVLPSFNATFEKQLTINLAEPALWLIILVLVLITGIVSGSYPAFFLSSLQPIKILKGRLQFGAGPALFRRALVIFQFSLSIFLIVGMLAVGKQMNYLRTKNLGLGRENVVYLPLEGEIGQPKKVEAFRQEVLRTPSIVSATTAMSLPVNVQSASGDLKWPGKDPNLQTSVSCMFVGGDFTKTMNIKLLDGRDFRADNPADSTNYLINEAAAKLMGMNDPVGKVVEFWPGKGQIIGLMKDFHINSLHEAIKPMILMYDARNTSYLLVKTQAGQTQQAIADLERLSKEFNPNYPFNYHFVDEEYESLYRSEQQVNTLVNYFGLLAILISCLGLFALAAFTAEQRTKEISVRKVLGASVTNIVGLLSKDFLKLVLMALVLASPLAWWAVSTWLGTFAYHTDLGWWIFGVAGVSAVLIAFLTVSYQSIKAALMNPVTSLRGD, encoded by the coding sequence ATGTTTCGTAATTACGTTAAGATCGCTATTCGGAGTCTGCTGAAACAGAAGCTCTACTCGTCCATCAACGTGTTTGGCTTGGCGCTGGGTATGGCGTGTAGTCTCTTGATTGGGCTCTGGGTAGGGGATGAACTTAGCTATGATCGGTTTCTGCCCGACGCCGAAAACATTCAGTATGTCCGGGTCAATTTTCCGTATAACGGGGAAACCGTGACGAACTCCGTAACGCCGGGTCCGTTGCAGGAAGCCATCGCGAAAGACGTTCCGGAAGTAGCGGCAGTAACGAAAATCAACTACGGCCAGGAATTTCTGATTAAAGTCGGGGAAAAAACGGCCAAAGAAAAAGGCAATTTCGCTACGCCCGACTTCTTTAGCGTGTTCGATCTGCCTGCCGTCGACGGAAACCCGAAAGCTGCGTTAGCGCAAACGAACAAAATTGTCATTACCCGGAAAGTAGCGGAAAAATTTTTCCCGAATGGGGTGGCCGTTGGTAAAACGCTGCAACTCGACAACGCTAAATTTTATGTTGTCGGCGCTGTTATCGAGAATTTGCCAACCAATTCGACACTGCAATTCGGCTGGCTGGTCAACTGGAAAGTGCACGAGCAGGACTGGATGAAAACCTGGGGGAACAACTCTTTCCAGACGTTTCTGCGCCTGAAGCCCAATACAACGGCTGCCCAGGCCGAACGGGCCATGAGCGATATTTACCCACGATTTGCCGGGAAGAATTTCGAGACAGGACGGCCGACGCTGCAACCCATTACCGATCTGCGCTTATATGCCGATTACAAAAATGGTAAATCGATTGGTGGTCGGATCGAGTACGTACGCATATTTTCGATTGTAGCGCTGTTCATCCTGCTGATTGCCTGCATCAATTTCATGAACCTGGCCACGGCGCGTTCGGCGATACGGGCTAAAGAGGTAGGTGTTCGGAAAGTGGTCGGGGCCATGCGATCATCGCTGGTCGGTCAGTTTTTGAGCGAGTCGCTGCTGACGAGTTTACTGGCCGCCATTCTGGCGCTGGGGTTGGTCTGGTCAGTGCTGCCCTCGTTCAATGCTACGTTTGAAAAACAATTAACGATCAATCTGGCTGAGCCAGCGCTCTGGCTTATCATTCTGGTACTGGTGCTGATAACCGGTATTGTGTCGGGTAGTTATCCGGCTTTCTTTCTGTCATCTCTGCAACCGATCAAGATTCTCAAAGGGCGTTTACAGTTCGGTGCCGGTCCCGCGCTGTTCCGGCGGGCGCTGGTCATTTTCCAGTTCTCACTGTCCATTTTCCTCATCGTTGGCATGTTGGCGGTCGGCAAGCAGATGAACTACCTGCGTACCAAGAATCTCGGCCTTGGCCGCGAAAACGTGGTTTATCTGCCGTTGGAGGGCGAAATCGGTCAGCCCAAAAAGGTAGAAGCATTCAGGCAGGAGGTGCTGCGGACCCCATCGATTGTGTCAGCAACAACGGCTATGTCACTGCCTGTGAACGTGCAAAGCGCGTCGGGTGATCTCAAGTGGCCGGGTAAAGATCCGAACCTGCAAACCAGCGTGTCATGCATGTTCGTGGGGGGTGATTTCACGAAAACCATGAACATCAAACTGCTTGATGGCCGTGACTTTCGGGCCGACAACCCTGCCGATTCCACAAATTATCTCATCAATGAAGCTGCGGCCAAACTAATGGGTATGAACGATCCAGTTGGCAAAGTAGTTGAGTTCTGGCCCGGCAAGGGGCAGATAATTGGGTTGATGAAAGATTTCCATATCAACTCGCTGCATGAGGCTATCAAGCCGATGATTCTCATGTACGATGCCCGTAATACGAGCTATCTGCTGGTGAAAACCCAGGCTGGACAGACCCAACAGGCCATCGCTGACCTGGAACGGCTTTCGAAAGAATTCAACCCGAATTATCCGTTCAACTATCATTTCGTGGACGAGGAATATGAGAGTCTGTACCGGAGTGAGCAACAGGTGAATACGTTGGTCAACTACTTTGGACTGCTGGCTATCCTGATTTCGTGCCTGGGTTTATTTGCGCTCGCAGCCTTCACCGCCGAACAGCGTACAAAAGAAATCAGCGTTCGGAAAGTGCTGGGTGCCAGCGTAACAAACATCGTCGGTCTACTGTCTAAAGATTTTCTGAAACTGGTCTTGATGGCACTTGTGCTGGCTTCCCCGCTGGCCTGGTGGGCCGTGAGTACGTGGCTCGGAACGTTTGCTTACCATACTGATCTGGGTTGGTGGATTTTTGGCGTGGCGGGTGTCTCTGCCGTGTTGATCGCGTTCCTGACCGTGAGTTACCAAAGCATTAAAGCCGCGCTGATGAATCCCGTAACAAGTCTGCGGGGCGACTAA
- a CDS encoding ABC transporter permease translates to MFRNYLKIAFRTLRKNRTHTLINIVGLSVAFGTGILLFLTASFELSYDKFHANADQIFRLNFLSSNRDGTPEKGSTMPYPISPNLKAEFPEIEGVTRWFDRSASVRRNNQTYTKDVRMADADFLHMFSFPMLKGNARTAMSSLSDIVISERMAKDIFGKEDPIGKPLQLRMNGNWQTFNVTGVISEAPKNSSISYDALIRSENSADYQEYKDRWNHGNHDVYVKLKAGTDPQTLQRRTQAFMDKYFASDIKERKEQGYPTNELGFQRSLLLQPMLTVHFDTETTNGAGISRTYVFTLLLVGLFILAIACINFINLTIAQSLSRAREVGVRKSLGAKRSQLFGQIWGETVLLCFVALLIGLGIAYGLMPVFNRLFRSQLTIADFLTPSVLLVTALGFLLITLVAGGYPSWFVTRFNAVEVLKGRVKVSRPGLLRNSLIITQFTIACLLIVCTVIVRQQINYLQHKPVGLDKEQVVSIPVSNELNGSEALKTMRDRLANQPNIVAVSGSGVNIGAGLDGSSSQTVYGFMYGKRDISCDWLRVDTDYLKTMGIKLLQGRDFSAAYGTDSSTNVLITQSMAKRLGETNPVGKFIKPDNKQFQIVGVVSDFNLYSLRQEANPIVLQMQSSYPIQYVLVRVNPKNLTQAMETIKSTWKTVAPKQEFIGSFLDENTERWYKRELRLSNIFSSAAAIAIILSCMGLFAIALLTIQQRTKEIGVRKVLGASVFSIVSLLSRDFMKLVVAAILIASPIAWYAMDKWLQDFAYKIDIQWWVFAVAGLLAIVIALLTVSYQSIKAALMNPVKSLRSE, encoded by the coding sequence ATGTTTCGTAATTATCTGAAAATTGCTTTTCGTACCCTTCGGAAAAATCGTACGCACACGCTGATCAATATCGTTGGCCTGTCGGTAGCGTTTGGCACGGGGATACTACTCTTTCTGACGGCCAGTTTCGAGTTATCGTATGATAAATTCCATGCTAATGCCGATCAGATTTTCCGGCTGAATTTCCTGTCGTCGAACCGGGATGGCACACCCGAAAAAGGATCCACGATGCCTTACCCGATTTCGCCCAACCTCAAGGCCGAATTTCCGGAGATAGAAGGGGTAACGCGCTGGTTCGACCGGAGCGCGAGTGTTCGGCGGAATAATCAGACGTACACGAAAGACGTCCGCATGGCTGATGCTGATTTCCTGCACATGTTTTCGTTTCCGATGCTGAAAGGGAACGCTCGAACCGCCATGAGCAGCCTGAGCGATATTGTGATCAGCGAGCGTATGGCTAAAGACATTTTTGGCAAGGAAGACCCCATTGGTAAACCCCTTCAGCTTCGGATGAACGGCAACTGGCAAACGTTTAACGTAACCGGTGTCATCAGTGAGGCCCCTAAAAATTCGTCGATCTCCTACGATGCGTTGATACGGAGTGAAAATTCAGCTGATTATCAAGAGTATAAAGACCGATGGAATCATGGCAATCACGATGTGTACGTCAAGCTGAAAGCCGGTACGGACCCGCAAACGCTGCAACGGCGAACCCAGGCATTCATGGATAAGTATTTTGCCAGCGACATAAAAGAACGAAAGGAGCAGGGGTATCCGACTAATGAACTGGGTTTTCAGCGGAGTCTGCTGCTTCAACCCATGCTGACTGTTCACTTTGATACCGAAACGACGAATGGTGCGGGCATTAGCCGGACTTATGTGTTCACGCTGCTGCTCGTTGGTCTGTTCATCCTGGCTATTGCCTGTATCAATTTTATTAACCTGACCATTGCTCAGTCCCTCTCGCGGGCGCGGGAAGTGGGTGTCCGGAAATCGCTGGGTGCCAAACGGAGCCAGTTATTCGGTCAGATATGGGGCGAAACGGTGCTACTGTGCTTTGTTGCTTTGCTCATTGGCCTGGGTATAGCGTATGGCCTCATGCCTGTGTTTAATCGCCTGTTTAGGAGCCAGCTGACGATAGCCGATTTTCTGACCCCGTCGGTCCTGCTGGTAACCGCCCTGGGCTTTTTGCTGATTACGCTGGTGGCTGGTGGCTATCCGTCCTGGTTCGTGACCCGTTTCAATGCGGTGGAAGTGCTGAAAGGAAGGGTGAAAGTAAGTCGGCCTGGCTTGTTGCGAAACTCACTCATTATCACTCAGTTCACAATTGCCTGTCTGTTAATTGTCTGTACCGTTATTGTCCGTCAGCAGATCAATTATCTTCAGCACAAGCCAGTGGGATTGGACAAGGAGCAGGTCGTGAGCATACCCGTGTCGAATGAGCTGAACGGCAGTGAAGCACTGAAGACCATGCGCGACCGGTTGGCTAATCAGCCTAACATCGTTGCCGTATCAGGGAGTGGTGTCAACATCGGTGCCGGGCTGGATGGTAGTTCATCGCAGACGGTTTACGGATTCATGTACGGGAAACGGGATATCTCCTGCGACTGGCTGCGGGTCGATACTGATTACCTGAAAACGATGGGTATCAAGCTTTTGCAGGGTCGGGATTTCAGTGCAGCCTACGGTACTGATTCGAGCACGAACGTTCTGATCACGCAAAGTATGGCCAAACGGCTGGGCGAAACGAATCCGGTGGGCAAATTCATCAAGCCGGATAATAAGCAATTCCAGATTGTTGGTGTCGTGTCGGATTTCAACCTGTATTCGCTGCGTCAGGAAGCCAATCCAATTGTGCTGCAAATGCAATCAAGTTACCCTATTCAGTACGTGCTGGTACGGGTGAACCCGAAGAATCTGACCCAGGCGATGGAAACAATTAAATCTACCTGGAAAACGGTAGCGCCAAAACAGGAGTTTATCGGGTCGTTTCTGGACGAAAACACCGAACGGTGGTACAAACGGGAGCTACGGCTGTCCAACATTTTTTCGTCAGCCGCCGCGATTGCTATCATTCTCTCGTGTATGGGATTGTTTGCGATTGCCTTGCTGACGATTCAGCAGCGTACCAAAGAAATTGGGGTTCGAAAAGTGTTGGGCGCATCGGTGTTCAGCATCGTGAGTTTACTCTCCAGAGACTTTATGAAACTCGTCGTGGCCGCTATCCTGATTGCCTCGCCTATTGCCTGGTATGCTATGGATAAGTGGTTGCAGGATTTCGCCTACAAGATCGACATTCAGTGGTGGGTTTTTGCGGTAGCGGGTCTATTGGCTATTGTTATTGCCTTGCTGACGGTGAGTTATCAGAGCATCAAAGCTGCGCTGATGAATCCGGTGAAAAGTCTGCGTAGCGAATAA
- a CDS encoding ABC transporter permease codes for MFQNYFKIALRTLRSQRAYTLLNTIGLTVGMAGGLLIFLFIRHHLSTDRHHAKFERTVRIVTDLHLDDGSVEHYPEAPLPMAAELRKSFPQVEQAAFFIVNRSLTISLFRPGQATPVRFLEHDNTAVTEAELFQIFDYHWLKGDAKTALREPNSVVLTESWAKRYFGDTNPVGQRIELDHRINAIVTGVVADPAQPTDINMGLFISMPTLRQIDPEFNMNAWDQLNSNYRLYCTLNDAEQTTANQVEAALPALAKTHFGTSAHIFQFHIQPLADVHFDVQRVGGVIRLSLLWSLALIGAFLVLIACINFVNLATAQAFRRSKEVGIRKTMGSSRRQLAWQFLLETSLIVMTAALLSVLLTAVSLPLFTSWVHVRLSLQLDGSLLLFIGSLLLVVIVLAGGYPAFVLSGFSPDSALRGTGLPGKFTAGSGGGYSLRKGLVILQFVICQALLVGSLVVMRQIQFIQKTDLGFRRDDVLIVNLPASEKKSWQALKSELGQYPDVKSVSLQYRPPSAKVMNGGSFKFGSTTDWTTFPVRERLADADYLQTYNLRLVAGRNLVESDSIREYVINETLAHKLGFRNPQDIIGKHMQYYLSPVPLPIVGVVSDFHQRSLHEVIGPCFIASFPEMYQQIGIRISGQSTAKTVAHIRSVWQRTYPNDVFEYEFLTDQLSRFYETETTISTLVNVFALTAMLICGLGLYGLVSFTVGQRTREIGIRKVLGASIVSIVSLLTRDFLKLVLIAIVIASPVAWYAMNQWLQDFAYKVDIQWWIVALAGVFATGIAFLTVGYQSLKAALMDPVKSLRSE; via the coding sequence ATGTTTCAGAACTACTTCAAAATTGCCCTCCGTACGCTGCGTTCACAACGCGCTTACACGCTGCTTAATACCATCGGTCTTACCGTTGGTATGGCGGGTGGATTACTCATTTTTTTATTCATCCGCCACCACCTGAGCACTGACCGGCACCATGCTAAATTCGAACGCACAGTTCGGATCGTCACGGATCTGCACCTCGACGACGGTTCCGTTGAACACTATCCCGAAGCGCCGTTGCCAATGGCCGCTGAGCTACGAAAATCGTTTCCGCAGGTCGAGCAGGCTGCGTTTTTTATCGTGAACAGATCCCTGACGATAAGTCTGTTTCGGCCGGGGCAGGCCACACCTGTTCGATTTCTGGAGCACGATAATACGGCTGTTACGGAAGCCGAACTGTTTCAGATTTTCGATTATCACTGGCTGAAAGGTGACGCCAAAACAGCGCTGCGTGAACCCAACAGCGTTGTGCTGACCGAATCGTGGGCCAAACGCTATTTTGGTGATACAAATCCTGTCGGTCAACGCATTGAACTTGATCACCGGATCAATGCGATCGTTACGGGTGTAGTTGCCGACCCTGCGCAACCGACGGACATCAACATGGGCCTGTTTATCTCGATGCCCACTCTCCGGCAGATCGACCCTGAGTTTAACATGAACGCCTGGGACCAGCTTAACAGTAATTACCGGCTGTATTGTACCCTTAATGACGCTGAACAAACGACGGCCAATCAGGTAGAAGCAGCTCTGCCAGCCTTAGCAAAAACGCATTTTGGGACGTCAGCTCACATTTTTCAATTTCATATTCAACCGCTGGCTGATGTGCATTTTGACGTTCAGCGTGTCGGTGGGGTCATTCGATTGTCGCTACTGTGGTCGCTGGCGCTGATTGGCGCATTTCTGGTCCTGATTGCCTGCATCAACTTTGTAAATCTGGCGACGGCTCAGGCGTTTCGGCGAAGTAAAGAAGTGGGAATCCGCAAAACGATGGGTAGTTCACGACGTCAATTAGCCTGGCAGTTTCTGCTCGAAACCAGTCTGATTGTGATGACAGCCGCTCTTCTGTCGGTGTTGCTGACGGCTGTTAGTTTACCGCTGTTTACCAGTTGGGTTCACGTTCGGCTTTCCCTTCAACTTGATGGTTCGTTACTGCTATTCATTGGGTCTTTGCTGCTTGTCGTGATCGTTCTGGCGGGTGGTTATCCGGCCTTTGTCCTGTCCGGGTTTAGCCCTGATTCGGCACTTCGGGGGACCGGTTTGCCCGGTAAATTCACGGCCGGTTCAGGGGGTGGGTACTCGTTACGAAAAGGGCTGGTTATACTCCAGTTTGTTATCTGTCAGGCGCTACTGGTTGGATCGCTGGTGGTGATGCGGCAAATTCAGTTCATACAAAAAACAGACCTCGGTTTCCGGCGAGACGATGTGCTCATTGTCAACTTGCCCGCTTCGGAAAAGAAATCCTGGCAGGCGCTTAAAAGCGAACTTGGCCAGTATCCCGATGTTAAATCGGTTTCGCTACAATACCGGCCACCGTCGGCGAAGGTCATGAACGGCGGTTCGTTCAAATTTGGCAGTACGACGGACTGGACTACGTTTCCCGTTCGCGAACGACTTGCCGATGCCGATTATCTGCAAACGTACAACCTGCGGCTGGTAGCCGGTCGTAATCTGGTAGAGAGCGACTCGATTCGGGAGTACGTCATTAACGAAACGCTGGCCCATAAACTGGGTTTTCGCAATCCACAGGACATTATCGGTAAGCACATGCAATACTACCTGTCGCCAGTGCCGCTGCCGATTGTCGGCGTCGTCAGCGATTTTCACCAACGGTCGTTGCATGAGGTTATTGGCCCCTGTTTTATTGCGTCATTTCCTGAAATGTATCAGCAGATCGGGATTCGGATTTCGGGCCAGTCAACAGCGAAAACGGTAGCGCATATCCGGTCGGTCTGGCAACGCACGTACCCGAACGACGTTTTCGAATACGAGTTTTTGACGGACCAGCTCAGTCGATTTTATGAAACGGAAACGACCATTTCGACGCTCGTCAATGTGTTTGCGCTGACGGCCATGCTCATTTGCGGACTGGGTTTATATGGCCTTGTTTCCTTCACGGTAGGGCAGCGGACCCGAGAAATCGGTATTCGAAAAGTGCTGGGCGCGTCAATAGTCAGTATCGTTTCGCTACTCACCCGAGACTTCCTTAAACTCGTGTTGATCGCCATCGTCATTGCTTCGCCCGTTGCGTGGTACGCGATGAATCAGTGGTTGCAGGACTTCGCCTACAAAGTTGACATTCAATGGTGGATCGTTGCCCTAGCCGGTGTATTTGCCACCGGCATTGCGTTCCTGACCGTAGGTTACCAAAGCCTCAAAGCCGCCCTGATGGACCCCGTAAAGTCATTACGAAGCGAGTAG